DNA sequence from the Terriglobia bacterium genome:
CTGAACAGCGGAGCCTTGCCCCGCGACTCCAATGGCGTATATTTTGTACTAACCTCTTCAAACATTAATGAGACCTCAGGCTTCTGCACGCAATACTGCGGTTTTCATACCCGCGCCTCCTTGGGCGGCGTCGATATTAAATATTCGTTCGTCGGCAATCCTGATCGTTGCCCCAGCGGCTGCGAAGCCCAGACGACCGGCCCCAACAGCCCTGCAACGGGCGTTGGCGGCGCGGACGGCATGGCAAACGTGATGTCGCATGAATTGGAAGAGGCAATTTCCGATCCTGACTTGAACGCCTGGTTTGATTCGAGCGGACAGGAAAACGCCGACAAATGCAATTTCAATTTCGGCGCTCTTTCCACCTGTACATCCACCAGCATTTGCAGCGCTGCCGCAAAAGCTGCCGGCTCAAGGTTCAACCAGACCTTTGGCAACAACGACTGGCTGCTGCAACAAAACTGGAGAAATTCCGGTGGCGGCGCTTGCGCGCAGCACCTGTAAAACAAACTTAAATTTGTGGGCCGCCCGCTCCTGGCGGCCCCTTATTCCACTTTAGAAAGCGCCACTGCTGGCGAATTATGCGGGAAGTTGCTTGTAATGGGAAAACAAAACATGGCTGGATTGCCGGCCTGCCGATGCTTTGAAAGCCGCATATTTGGCGCATAAAAGCGGCTTAATTGTGATTGTGCTCAGCTGAATCTCGTGGTACGATTCCGGACATTCTGTTCTGCTCGATTCCGGGGGGCCGCGAATCAGAAATCAGTATCAGTCAATTCAATTTATTTCATGAGAATCGTCCGAATAATTTATTCCGGCTTCTTCTGTTCATTTCATATTCAACAGACGCAGCAACTCTTTGACATCGAGGTCATTCACAAATGAAAGCTCCTCTTGGAAAATTTAGATACGCGTTAGCTCTTCTCTTCATCCTGTTGGCCGCGAACTTCGTGATGGCGCAGTCGGTACTTCACCCATCAGTTCCTTCCGGCGACAGGATGGTTCCAAATGGTGACGGTACTGCTGCCGCAGTTGCGGCTGGTCCTATTGGCCAGGCTGTAGTCACAGGCAACGGCATCAACTACAACGGCGGCCCGGTACTGAAGGGCAGTCCGGTCCCGATCTACATCATCTGGTACGGAAACTGGAGCGGCACAGGATCGAACACTGCAGCCACTCAAACCCTTCTCCAGGGGTTCCTCTCGAGCACGTCTCTGGGCGGCTCCAACTATGAGGCGATCAATACCACGTACGGCGATACCACTGGAAACGTGAGCGGCCATCTGAATTTCGTCCAGGCGGTCTCTGACACTGGCTCGCAGGGAACACGGCTCAGGAACAGCAACATCACCGCGGCCATTTCCGCCCAGTTAACTGCTGGCCATCTGCCGACCGATCCTAACGGCATCTATATCTTTGCAACCTCCTCGAACGTCAAGGAAAGCGGATTCTGCACCCAGTTCTGCGGTTTCCACACCCATCAGACGATCAACGGCGCCGATATCAAGTGGGCGTTCATCGGCAACACTGACCAGTGCCCCAGCGGCTGCGAAATCCAGGCCACCGGCCCCAACAGCCCGGCAACTGGCGTAGGCGGCGCGGACGGAATGGCCAATGTGATGACACACGAAACAGAAGAAGCCATCACTGATCCCGATCTCAATGCCTGGTTTGATTCCAGCGGTAATGAAGATGCGGACAAGTGCAACTTCAAGTTCGGTCCTACGCAAATTGCGCCCAACGGCTCTAAGTTCAACCAGACCTTTGGCGGCCACAATTGGATGATCCAGATGGAATGGGAAAACAGCCGCGGCGGCGGTTGCGATCAGGTTCTTGGCGGAGCATTCTTTACCAGCTAGTTCTATCTTTACGGAAGGGCCGTCCGGTTCGCCGGACGGCTTTTTTATTCCGGAGCCAGAGATCGCCATGATTCCTGGCTGAGTTGCCGCTCCATAACCAAGGGAGTACACTTCTGAAACACCAGCCAACCGGCTGATGGGCTCGTGGAGTGCGGTTTCCAATGCCCATTCATATAATTTCCGGCTTCTTCTGTTCGTTCGTCCAACAGATCGCAAATCCCTTACTAGTGAGGTCAGCATGGTAGCTCCCCTTGGAAAGGTAAGATTTCTGGTTTTTCTTTGTGTGATCTTGTCCGCCAGTTTCCTGATGGCGCAAAAAGTACGAGAACAGCAAGCTGGCCCGGGCGAGAAAATGGCCCCTACAGGTGACGGTCATGCCATTACCGTCCCTGCCGGTCCAACTGGACAGGCCGTGGTTACTGGCAACGGCATGAACTATAACGGCGGACCGGTCCTGCACAACACCGTTCCTATTTACATCATCTGGTACGGAAACTGGAACGGTACCGGCTCGAACACTCAGACCACCGTGAGCCTGATTGACACCTTCATCGGAGGGTTGAGCAACAGTGGCTACGAGAAAATCAATTCCACATATGGCGACAATGCGGGCAATGTCAGCGGCGCCATGACCCTGGTCAAGCAGGTCTTTGATACCGGATCACAAGGTACAAGGCTGCGAAACAGCAGAATCTCAGCGGCTATTTCCGCCCAGCTCACCAGCGGCGGTTTGCCTACAGATCCTAACGGCGTGTACCTCTTCCTGAGTTCGTCGAACGTCAAAGAGAGCGGATTCTGCACCCAGTTCTGCGGATTCCACACTCACCAGACTCTTAACGGCGCCGATATAAAATGGGCTTTCATCGGCAATGTTGACCAATGCCCATCAGGCTGCGAAATTCAGTCCACCGGGCCGAACAGCACCACCGGAAGTGGCGGAGGCGCTGATGGTATGGCCAACGTGATTGGCCATGAGACGGAAGAAGCCATTTCCGATCCCGACCTGAATGCCTGGTTTGACTCGGCCGGAAATGAAAACGCCGACAAGTGCAACTTCCGCTTTGGCACAACTCAAACCGCTTCAAACGGAGCCAAGTTCAATCAAACCCTTGGGGGAAAGAACTGGATGATTCAGATGAACTGGGAGAATAGCCGGGGAGGTGGTTGCGACCAGACCCTGGGTGGAACGTTCCAGTAAAACTTTTGTTGTATTCCACCAGAAGCCGTCCGGTTCGCCGGACGGCTTTTTTTACGGACATAGCGATTCAACACCTTCTACAAAATTAGGATAACCAGGATCGACGCCAATGGAACAGAACCGCAACTGCTATGTTCCAGGCCTTCTTCCGCCGACCATGGGCACTGTTCCGGGGACAGGAATGGAATACAAACGCGGGTTTGCAAGCAGCATTTCTTTATTAGAATGATCTTGATTGCCAACACAAGGGAGATTGCTCAAGATGCGGCCTCGTTTTTTTGTGAGTTTGTTGTCAGTGCTGATTGCCACAAGTATCTTTTCCGCCACGCAGGAGCCGGTGAAGCCTGCGCTTAGTCCCCGCATCATCACTGCAACTAGACAAGTCTCAATATTCACCAAGCTGGAAAATCAACTGCTTCAGGCCGTACAGAAAAAAGATAAAGCTGCCGCGCAAGCCATGTTGACCGACGATCTGTACATCGAGATGCCGGACGCGGACCCCATGCCCGGCGATGATTGGCTGGATTCAGTGATGGCGAAGGACTACACGCTCAAGTCATTCGTGGTCCGCCAGATGTCCGCCATTGATCTGGGCAATGCCGTCGTGGTGAAATTTGACCGTCTCCAGCAGGCGGTGTCAAAGGGCAAGGCCGATAGCGGCGAATTTTTTGTGGTAGATGTATGGAAGAAAGATGGAGAAAATTGGAAGCTGGCCAGTCGCTATGTTTCCAAAGTAAGCTCTGTCCCGTACATGCCCAAAGCCGACGTGAAGCCAACAGGGAAGAAGTAAGACAACAGACATCGAACCGGCAGTAGGGTAGCTCCTCTACCGGTTCGCGTCTTGCAGCAATTCGCGCAGCCGGTCGGCGTCTTCGCGCGGTGCATCCGTCACAATGTAATATTGCAGTCCGCCCTGTTGCCAGCCATTTACTACAAAGGTCTGATTGGCGGGAGAGGGATCGCCGTGTACATCGCGTGCCTGGAAGATAAAGACGGACATTTTGTGTTGCCGCACCTGATACACCAGCTCCGCGCCGGGAGCGTGTTGCGCGTAGATCAATTTGCCGCCGATTAAAGTGAACGGCGAGTCTTTGGCAAGCTCTGGCGGATTGAACGTGAACGGAAGCTTTCCCTGAAACCATGGCTTCACCATGTGCTTGTCGCTGGAAACCACATCCACCGGATTAACGCTGGCCAGCATGATCACATGCTGATCAATTAATTGCGCAAGTGTGGCGTTGGATGCCGAGGGACGCGAGATCCAGGCGAATGCAACAATGGCCAACAAGACCGCAGACGCTGCTAGTGCGCTGGCTTTCAGCCACAAGCCTGTACTTTTCTTCGGCCGCATTTGCCGATGTATGCTGGCATAAAGTTCCGGCGGCGCTGTGAAGCGTTTGCCGGCCAGGCGGACAGCTTTCTTCAGCGCCTGCTGTTCCACCACTGCCGCGGAGCAATCGGCACAGCTTTGCAGATGGTCGCCGATGGCCTGCTCTTCGCGTGGCTCCAGCTCGCCATCCACATATAGCCCGATTTTTTCCCGCCATTCGCAGTTTGTCACTTTACACCTACAGTCCTGCTGCCGCCCAACGTCAGCACAATGTGCTCGCGCACCTGTTTTCTTGCCCGCGCCAACCGAGACATCACCGTGCCAATCGGTATGTCCAGCGCTTCCGCGATTTCCTGATACTTCATTTCTTCCAGATCGGCCAGCAGAATCACTTCCTGAAATGCGGGAGCCAGCTGTGCAATTGCGGACTGTACCAGCTCGGTATTCGCGCGCCGTATCAGCGCGATCTCCGGAGTTTCCTGGCTGATGGAAATCTCGGCCACGCCTTCTTCATCTTCCTGCTGCGTGTTGCGCCGCTCCAGCCCTGTCCTGCTGGTCAGGAACGTATTGCGCAGGATCCGAAACATCCATGCCCGAAAATTTGTGCCTTCGCGGAACGACGAGAAGCCTTTCAAGGACTTCAAGAACGTTTCCTGCACCAGGTCGCGGGCTTCGTCGGGGTCACCGCATAGCCATCGGGCAAAGTTATACAGCCCGTCCAGCAGCGGAATCGCCAGTTTTTCGAAGTCCTTATTTTCCAGGCCGCTCACATTCCCTCGCGCAACAACGGTGGCGGCCATGATTTTACTCTCCTTCGTGAACGTTTCCTGTCTGAAATGCTTCTGTGCTTATCGAGACGGCAAGCCCCTTGCTGCGTCATTCGAGTTCCTTCACACCCCAGCATTAACGCCGCTCAGGAATCCGCCGAGATGAGCAGTGAGGGCCACTACGCCAGCCGCCGCCATCTCCAAAGGGAACCGATACATGGGCAGCGTGCGTTCCGGTTTGCGGCCGCGAAAATGTACCCACCATACCAGCCAGATGAATAGAGTCGATCCCAATCCCAGCAGCAAGTGCAGCAGCAGAGTGCCTTTCAGTTTTTGACCCTCAAGCTGCCAGTGCCACGCCATTAAACCCGTGGCAACCGCCAGAACGGACGAAACGGCGGCCACCGTCAGGTTGTAATAAGCCACTGCCGCGAATGCAGCCTTGCTACACCACTGCGCCGCGATATCAAAAGCGACGCTCACCAGGAACAACGCGATAGGGAAGTGAATCAGCACAACGTGCTGAGCGTGGCGGGCCAGCAGGGCCGATTTCAGGTCAAAGGGGTTCATTTACTGCACCACAATCTTGCCGGTCATCTTGGGATGGATCGAGCAAAAGTATGTATAAGTGCCTGGCTGGGTAAATGTGTAGGTAAAAGTCTCATCCGTATCCAGCGCCTTGGATTTGAAGCTTTTGTCATCGCTCACAACGTTGTGAGGAATGTCATCCTGATTGGTCCAGCGGATCGTGCTGCCCACCGGCACCGTCACAGGATTTGGTGAAAAAACAAAGTTGTCGATTTTAACCTGTGTCGCGGCCTTGTCTTCCATCGTCGCGCCAAAAGTCGTGGACCGGCCCGCCATCATGATGATCAAGATGGCGAGCGTCGCAAAACCCAATGTTAAAACTGTTCTTTTCATGACTTGCTACTCTCCGTTTTTGTGTGTCGGGAAATTTATTCCAAGGTCGAATCGGTCACGCCCAGCGCGTGCTTGCCCTGGACATAGTTCACATCGCGGATGCCCAGCAAACTGCGCAGTTGTTCCGCCGGAACTTTCATTGGCCCTGGTGAAGGCGCTTCTCCCGGTTTGGGTTGAGGAAACGCCGTGGACGCCGCGGTATGAAATGTCACGTTGCCTTCCACCTTTTGCATGGTCTGGTGGATGTGGCCGTTCAGCACCGTGACCGATCCAAATTTCTTGAGATAGCCCAGCGCCTGCGCGCTGTCGTCGGTTCCCCAGCCCCACTCCGGATAAACGCTCCACAGCGGGATGTGCGCGAACACAACAATCGGCGTGCTCTTGGAAAGATGTTTTACTTCGCTTTCCATCCATTCCAGTTGCTCAGTGCCCAGGCTGCCCAGTCCTCCGGCTTTCAGGTTCATCACGTTCACCAGCCCGATGAAATGAACGCCCTTCTGGTCAAAGCTGTACCAGCCCGCTCCCTTGGCGTTCTTGCCGTAGCGCTCAAGATATTGTTTGCCATCGTCGCCGATGACGTCGTGCTCGCCGGGCACATAAAAGACATCTTTGGCGCTGGCGCTTTTCAGCAGTTGGTCAACGCCATCAAATTCTTCCGGCTTGGAAAGATGCGTGATGTCGCCGGTGTGAAGAATGAAGCTCGGTTGCGTCGGCAATGCGTTGATCTTGTCGATCGCCGCTTTCAAAGTTCCTGCAACATCAGTGTTGGCAGGCTTGTTGAACCCCATGTGGCTGTCACTGATCTGGACAAAGCTCAGTTCGCCTTTCATCTCCTTGGCGCTGCGCCCGGCGAGCCCGCTCAGGCTGTAAGACTTGAGCACGCCGCCTTGCATCACGCAAAAGGCCCCAGTGCCGGCCCATGCCATGCACTTTAAAAAGCCGCGGCGATCAATGCCGTCATGGTTGTGGTCATGCAGAATTTCGTCTTTCGTTTTGTCCGCCATTGCTTCCTCCTGTTGGAGTTTCGCGCCGCTCTTGGCTGTCGCGCTTATCTCACTCATTCAAACTGAGTAGGGAAGGAAATATTCCCGGCAAGCAAGAAAACAATTCTTAACCCTTTGCGCTTCCATTTATGTGTTTTATCTAATTAAAGGCAAATCGCTTCTAAGCAGTGATCGTCTGCAGTGAAATGCATCCAACCTGTTATGCTGCGGAATGCCGCAGGGAGGGACCTATTGTCAGTCGGCAGCCAAGCCAGGAATAGATTGGTGGCAATTGCGATCATCGCATTGTCCTGGCAAGCCAGCGCCGTTGCCCAAACCGCCGTGAAGCCGACCATCAGCGCGCAAACGCAAAATCTAGATGCGCTTCTGGATCAAAGTTATAACGCCATGTACAACTTGCGTTTCGATGAAGCGATGCGCCTGGCTGAATCCGCAAAACGCATGGCCAATGACGATCCTGTTCCATGGGTGGCGCAGGCTTGCGCTGCGCTCTTCCGTGAATTCGATCATCTGCATATTCTGCGCAGCGAACTCTTTGCCGCCGATGACAAATTCGCCGACGGGCCGCCATTCACCTGGGACCCGCAACGCCGCAAGGACTTTGACACTGCGCTGGCCGGAGCAGAAAAGCTGGCCCAGGAGCGCCTGAAGGAGAGCAAAGACGATCCGAGAGCTTTGTTCGCTTTAACGCTCGCCACAGGATTGCGCGCCGACGATGCCGCTCTCATCGCCAAGAAAAAATTCAGCGCGCTTTCTTACACCAAATCCGCAAACGGCTATGCTGAGCGACTGCTGGCTATCTCGCCTGACTATTACGACGCTTACATCGCCACTGGCATGGGCAAATACATCATCGGAGGCAAGGCCGCTCCGGTCCGGTGGATGCTGCGCCTGGGCGGGCTCAAAGGTGATCAGGAAGAGGGCGTAAAGGAACTGACGCTCGTGGCAGATCATGGCCGTTTTCTCATGCCTTTTGCCCGCATCCTGCTTGCATTCGACGATCTTCGCCATAAGAACACCGCTGCCGCCCGCAAAAAGCTTGAGTGGCTCCGCGAACACTTTCCCAATAACCCGCTCTTTTTGCAGGAAATTGCCAAATTGGACCATCCTGCCGCCGGCCCCGGCCAGAACTAATCGGCAATTCTCATTTACAATAAAAACATCCCAGATTGAACAACCTGCCCCGAACATTGCCCCCTGAAAGGTGCATTTGTTGGTGCATCTGCGGGGACATATCCTTTCGTACATCGGCAAAGCCCACGCGACCTGTTAGCATGCCGATAGGCTGAAGGACCTTTGGAGAGTATCTTTGGAACCCAGAAAACCCTTGCAAACTGCTGCTTTCCTGATCCTTGTCATGCTGGCCCTTGTGGCCGGTGCATCGGCGCAACTTCAGCAAGTGGCCTCTAAATCACCGACCGTTGAAGAAAAGCTGGCCCAGTCTTACCACGCCATGTATGATCTGAAATTTCAGGACGCCTTCAAGGCTGCCGATGAAGCCAAAGCCGTTGCTCAGGACGATCCCTTGCCTTATGTGGCGCAGGCCTGGGTAGCGTTCTTCCGCGAGCTCGACCGGCTGCACATTCTCCGCAGTGAGCTCTTTGCCACCGACGATAGCTACAACTCCCGCGATGCCTACTCATGGGACGCCGGCAACAAGAAAATTTTCGATAGCAGCCTTGACCAGGCGGAAAAGCTGGCCCAGGACAGGTTGAACCGCAACCAGAATGATGCCCGCGCGCTGCTGGCGCTTTCACTCATCAACGGCCTTCATGGCGATGATTTTGGGATCTTTACCAAGAAAGACCTCAAGGCTATCTCCTATATAAAGACCGCCACAACGTATGCTGAGAAACTGCTGGCCCAGTCCCCGGATTCCTATGACGCTTATGTCGCCACTGGAATGGGCAAAGTGATTGTGGCGCGTAAATCCGCTCCGGTGCGCTGGGTGCTTCGTCTGGGAGGACTCAAGGGCGATGAAGGCGAAGGCGTAAAGGAACTAACGCTGGCCGCAGACCACGCCCACTATCTTGCTCCGTTTGCCCGCCTGCTGGTGGTGTTTGAGGACGTGCGCTTCAAGAACACTGATGACGCGCGCCGCAAGCTGGAAGCGCTGCATCAGCAGTTCCCCAACAATCATCTTTTTCAGGATGAGCTTGAGAAACTGGGCCGCACGTCAGCGCAACTGGTCCGCCAAGGCAACTGAAGCCGCTCCTTCAATCTTTCCGCTGGGCCCTTGCTGCACAAACACCACCGCATGCAGGTCGTTTCGCTTCCAGTCTTTTTCCAGCTTGAGCGGCACCGTGGTTTCCATCGTGCCGTTGTGCAGCATGCCCACCTCTTTCAACTCGCGGACGACAGCCGCATGATGCAGTGTGCGTCCACCGTTCTCGCCCGCGCCTACTCGAGTCGTAAGGTTGTCCTCAGTGATCGCCAGCATAACCAAAGCGTTGCCCGATGATGCAGGACCTTTGACCTGAATGGTCAATTGGTCCGCTCCGGCTGGAGCGATTTTTACCTGTGCAGTTTCCAGTTGGCTGGCCTGCTGCCGGATCGTGCGTTGCGCCTGTCCGGCATCATTGCCCACAAATTCCACTCCGCCATCCACCACCATCTCAGGCGTGTATGGGCCGTCCACTTTCAGCGATCGGGTGTACTGCTCCTGCCGCTGCGTAAACTCCGCCGAGGAGAACCGGTCTTTCCATCCCAGTGAATTCCAGTAATCCACATGGAACCCCAGTGGGATCACCTGGATGTTTTTGGCGGAAAGGTCCTGGCGCAAACGCCCCAGCAACTCATCCGCCGGCGGACAACTGGAACATCCTTCTGAAGTGAATAGCTCCACCACCACAGCCCTGCGTGGCACGCCGGGCTCCGTCGTCTTAGCGACGACAATTGAGACACAGACTGCTGCAGTCACCAGAATTGCCACTGCCAAAGTTCGTCCCATGCTTATCAAGATGCACCACTTTCTTTTTCGTTTCCAGCCGTACCCAACGTACGTTCAAATCGAGTGCTATAGATTTTACGCTTTAGTAAATTTTTTTCATGCCCCCACCCCCTAAGGCACTTTTGTTGCAAACAAAAGATAAAAGTGCAATTCGAAAGGACTGTCAAAAGGCTGTTGAAGTCGTTTTTTCGCGTTCAATCGGCCCCAAACCCGTATCAACTTTTTTCATCGTCCCGATTGCCGATTTTACTCTTTGATTAACAGCTCTGCCGCTTCAGTTCGGGGGTATTGGCCTTGCTTTCAACAGCTCTTTTTGCCAAAGAACCTTGGAACCTGAAATCCGCCTGAGCGGCTGAGATCAGCGCGCCTATCAAGAGTGGAGTCTCACGCCCAGGTGAGGTCTATTGCCAAGCCTATGCGGCGCGTCTTTTTTGAATTTGATTTGCGACTGTCTTCAGATCGGCCACAAACTTACGCATTTCTTCATGCCGGGAGTCGTCGTCGGGAGCACGCAGAATTGATGAAGGATGAACGGTCGCCATCACCAGCGGCGCAATGTTCGATTGCACCCACTGCCCACGCTGCCTGGTTACGCGAAACTGGTTTCCCAGCACGCCTTGTGCGGCAGTGGCGCCCAGCAGCACCACCACTTCAGGCTTAACCACATTGATTTCGGCTTGCAGCCAGGGACGGCATGCGCTTATCTCCAGAGCATTGGGCTTCTTGTGCAAGCGGCGTTTGCCGCGCGGTTCCCATTTGAAATGCTTTACGATGTTGGTTACGTAAACGTCCTTGCGTTCGATTCCGGAGGCGGCCAACGCCTTGTCCAGAACAATGCCCGCTGGCCCCACAAATGGCTTACCCTGCAAATCTTCTTTGTCGCCGGGCTGTTCTCCCACCATCATCACCCGGGCGTTTGCGCGTCCTTCGCCAAAGACAGTCTGCGTGCCCATCTTCCACAGGTCGCACGCTTTGCAGCCCGCTGCAGCGATGCGCAGAGCAGGCAGAGTGTGCTTCTCCGGGATGGGTGCGGCAGAGACGCGATTTGAACGTTTGGTCATGTTAATTTTGATGCGTTCACGGCAACGCTGGGCGGCTTCGTTCGTTTCTTAGCCGTCATATAAACTGATCAGCGAGACTCGAGCCAAGGCAGGCGGCATGAAATTTCATACAGAATATCTCACCTTTAACACCAAGAAGCATCGCGAATACATCCACATTACGCCGCAGGTAGAAAAAATTGTGCATGCCAGCGGCGTGACGAACGGCATGGCTTTGGTTTCCGCCATGCATATTACAGCCGGCGTTTATGTGAATGACGACGAACGAGGATTGATCCATGACATCGACAAATGGCTGGAGCAGCTTGCGCCATTCAATGAAGCGTACCTGCACCATGAAACCGGGGAGGACAATGGCGACTCACACCTGAAGGCGCTGCTCATACACCACCAGGTAATTCTTCCGGTGACCAACGGCAGATTGCTGTTAGGGACGTGGCAGCGGGTTTTCTACGCGGAATTCGACGGCCAGCGCTCTAAACGAGTGGTGGTCGTCGTGATGGGAGAATAATCAATCCGCAAAATTTGCCGGCGATTTAGTGCACCATATTCTGCCTGCTACCCTGCGTTGCGGCGGGCAGTTTCAGCAGAATTTTAGTACGCCCGTCTATAAGCGACATTTCACCGCCAATGGAATAAACCAGCTCCTGGATGTAGGCGAGTTCCTTGGCCATAATTCCCTTCGCGTCCACCAGCGGTGGCAGAGAATCATCTGCCGCCTCCCACTTCATTTTAAGCAGGCAACGGCCCTCATTGGCCTGCGCTGAAATTGTAAGCACCAGCGGCCTGGTATTCCTGCCCACCAGCTTGCTCAGGAACAACACCATCAGATGGCGCAGCACCGGACTGCTGGTGACCTGGATGGAAGAGTCCCACTCGCGCTCCAGCGTTAACAAACCAGAGTGAAGCAACACAATAAAATCGTTAAACAGCTCATTGAACAGCGCATCCAGTGATATCCATGGCCCGCTGGGCACTGGGACGTCCCGCACCAGCGCTGATACTCCCTTGGCCAGAGAGATAGCGCGGTCCGCCTGCTGCTCAATAATTTTCAGGTCCGCCGGAAACGTTCGAGGACCATCCGCATGCATGCCCATGACTTCCAGAAAGCAACGTATGCTGGTAAGCGGCTGCGCCAAATCATGTGCGACTGAGTGAATCAATGCCCGCATAGGAGTTTGCTGCACGCCCACAGCATCATCCATGCCGATAAAAGCACTGGGCTGATGATTATGATGCAGTTCTGCATGGGCGGCGTCCGAACTGGGTTCTGAAGCCGGATCCACAGTCTGTGATGGGGCGGGCCTTCCAATCCTATAACCTTCACCTCTGACTGTGTGAATCAGCTTAGGTTCATCAGTAAAATCGACCTTCTTGCGCAAGTAGTTCACATAAACGTCCACAAGATTGCTGTCGGTTTCCGGCTCCAGTCCCCAGGACTCATGCAATAAGTCATGCCGCGTCACGGTTTCGCCGGCATGGCGCATCAACAGAAGCAGAAGATCGAATTCCTTGGGACTAAGCTTGATTTCGTGTTTCCCACGATGGACTTTGCGCGATCCCGGATCAAGTTCCAGATCTTCCACGCGCAGCACGTTCAGCGCTGGATCGGCCTTGCGGCGCAGCAACGCATTTGTCCGCGCGGCCAGTTCCTGGAAGGAAAATGGCTTGGTGATGTAATCGTCCGCGCCCAGGTTCAGCGACTGGATTCTGTCAGAGACGCGGTTGCGCGCGCTCAACACCATGACAGGAGTTTCCAATCCCTCGCCGCGCAGCCTTTCCAGCAGCTTCAGCCCGTCCGTCTGGCCGAAGTTCAAATCAAGAATAATGAGTTTGTAGTTCTGGCGCTGTAGCTCGGAAATGACACTATCTTCATCCAGCGCGGTATGGACGGAATAACCTTCTGATTCAAGCGATTTTGAGAGGAAAGTTGCCAGGTGAAGATCGTCATCAGCGAGAAGTATGGACATAACAATCTACCTTTCACCATGTCCGCGTGGGTGGCTATATCTTGAAGAATATAGAATCCGGATTCTAATAGCTCTTAAGGTGCTTACAAACTATACACATAAGAGTTAGACGGCACGATTCTAGAACATTAA
Encoded proteins:
- a CDS encoding EXORDIUM family protein gives rise to the protein MTFPQGKIKVVSIFFFLILAVSFMAAQQLNQHVDNPGQTADKAPTGHVPNVLPTTIEPAKPGPIGQAVVTGNGINYHNGPVMKGNPVHAYIIWYGNWSGTGSNTAATRSLIEHFLGSIGGSNIEKVNTTYGDTTGNVSGNVSFAGSTIVSSSTNLTDSSLQTTVSNALNSGALPRDSNGVYFVLTSSNINETSGFCTQYCGFHTRASLGGVDIKYSFVGNPDRCPSGCEAQTTGPNSPATGVGGADGMANVMSHELEEAISDPDLNAWFDSSGQENADKCNFNFGALSTCTSTSICSAAAKAAGSRFNQTFGNNDWLLQQNWRNSGGGACAQHL
- a CDS encoding EXORDIUM family protein, translated to MKAPLGKFRYALALLFILLAANFVMAQSVLHPSVPSGDRMVPNGDGTAAAVAAGPIGQAVVTGNGINYNGGPVLKGSPVPIYIIWYGNWSGTGSNTAATQTLLQGFLSSTSLGGSNYEAINTTYGDTTGNVSGHLNFVQAVSDTGSQGTRLRNSNITAAISAQLTAGHLPTDPNGIYIFATSSNVKESGFCTQFCGFHTHQTINGADIKWAFIGNTDQCPSGCEIQATGPNSPATGVGGADGMANVMTHETEEAITDPDLNAWFDSSGNEDADKCNFKFGPTQIAPNGSKFNQTFGGHNWMIQMEWENSRGGGCDQVLGGAFFTS
- a CDS encoding EXORDIUM family protein, producing MVAPLGKVRFLVFLCVILSASFLMAQKVREQQAGPGEKMAPTGDGHAITVPAGPTGQAVVTGNGMNYNGGPVLHNTVPIYIIWYGNWNGTGSNTQTTVSLIDTFIGGLSNSGYEKINSTYGDNAGNVSGAMTLVKQVFDTGSQGTRLRNSRISAAISAQLTSGGLPTDPNGVYLFLSSSNVKESGFCTQFCGFHTHQTLNGADIKWAFIGNVDQCPSGCEIQSTGPNSTTGSGGGADGMANVIGHETEEAISDPDLNAWFDSAGNENADKCNFRFGTTQTASNGAKFNQTLGGKNWMIQMNWENSRGGGCDQTLGGTFQ
- a CDS encoding nuclear transport factor 2 family protein yields the protein MRPRFFVSLLSVLIATSIFSATQEPVKPALSPRIITATRQVSIFTKLENQLLQAVQKKDKAAAQAMLTDDLYIEMPDADPMPGDDWLDSVMAKDYTLKSFVVRQMSAIDLGNAVVVKFDRLQQAVSKGKADSGEFFVVDVWKKDGENWKLASRYVSKVSSVPYMPKADVKPTGKK
- a CDS encoding zf-HC2 domain-containing protein, which codes for MTNCEWREKIGLYVDGELEPREEQAIGDHLQSCADCSAAVVEQQALKKAVRLAGKRFTAPPELYASIHRQMRPKKSTGLWLKASALAASAVLLAIVAFAWISRPSASNATLAQLIDQHVIMLASVNPVDVVSSDKHMVKPWFQGKLPFTFNPPELAKDSPFTLIGGKLIYAQHAPGAELVYQVRQHKMSVFIFQARDVHGDPSPANQTFVVNGWQQGGLQYYIVTDAPREDADRLRELLQDANR
- a CDS encoding sigma-70 family RNA polymerase sigma factor: MAATVVARGNVSGLENKDFEKLAIPLLDGLYNFARWLCGDPDEARDLVQETFLKSLKGFSSFREGTNFRAWMFRILRNTFLTSRTGLERRNTQQEDEEGVAEISISQETPEIALIRRANTELVQSAIAQLAPAFQEVILLADLEEMKYQEIAEALDIPIGTVMSRLARARKQVREHIVLTLGGSRTVGVK
- a CDS encoding DUF2231 domain-containing protein, whose amino-acid sequence is MNPFDLKSALLARHAQHVVLIHFPIALFLVSVAFDIAAQWCSKAAFAAVAYYNLTVAAVSSVLAVATGLMAWHWQLEGQKLKGTLLLHLLLGLGSTLFIWLVWWVHFRGRKPERTLPMYRFPLEMAAAGVVALTAHLGGFLSGVNAGV
- a CDS encoding cupredoxin family copper-binding protein gives rise to the protein MKRTVLTLGFATLAILIIMMAGRSTTFGATMEDKAATQVKIDNFVFSPNPVTVPVGSTIRWTNQDDIPHNVVSDDKSFKSKALDTDETFTYTFTQPGTYTYFCSIHPKMTGKIVVQ
- a CDS encoding metallophosphoesterase, whose amino-acid sequence is MADKTKDEILHDHNHDGIDRRGFLKCMAWAGTGAFCVMQGGVLKSYSLSGLAGRSAKEMKGELSFVQISDSHMGFNKPANTDVAGTLKAAIDKINALPTQPSFILHTGDITHLSKPEEFDGVDQLLKSASAKDVFYVPGEHDVIGDDGKQYLERYGKNAKGAGWYSFDQKGVHFIGLVNVMNLKAGGLGSLGTEQLEWMESEVKHLSKSTPIVVFAHIPLWSVYPEWGWGTDDSAQALGYLKKFGSVTVLNGHIHQTMQKVEGNVTFHTAASTAFPQPKPGEAPSPGPMKVPAEQLRSLLGIRDVNYVQGKHALGVTDSTLE